The Chloroflexota bacterium genomic sequence TCGAGACGATTCGCCAGGAATTCGGCAACGTTCATGCCCTGATCAACGCGGCCGGTGGTAACCGCCCCGAGGCCACTACCAGCGCCGACCTGCAGTTTTTTGACTTGCCCATCAGTGCCATGCAATTCGTGTTTGAACTCAATATCCTGGGCACGATTCTGCCCAGCCAGGCCTTTGGCCGCGTCATGGCCGAACAGAACGAAGGTGTCGTCTTGAATATGTCTTCGATGAGCGCCTTCCAGCCCTTGACCCGCGTGCCAGCCTACTCTGCGGCCAAGGCGGGTATCAACAGTTTTACCCAGTGGCTTGCTGTCCACATGGCACAGGAGTATTCACCGCAAATCAGGGTGAACGCCATTGCGCCAGGTTTCTTCCTGACCCATCAGAATCGTTTTCTGCTGACCGATGAGGAGACTGGGGAACTGACCGATCGGGGGCGCACCATTATCGAACATACGCCAATGGGTCGTTTTGGTGATCCCGTCGATCTGTTGGGCACCGTACTTTGGCTTCTTTCAGACGCGTCGGCCTTTGTCACCGGTGTGGTTGTGCCCATCGACGGCGGCTATTCGGCGTTCAGTGGCGTGTAGAGAGGTAGATTTTTTCATAGACTGGAGACCAATCATGACAGACTATCCCGAAGCAGCTCGGCCTCTGGCGGAGCTACAGCCCAAACATAAGTTTTTCGTCGGTATCGACTCCGATGGCTGCGCGTTTGACACGATGGAAGTCAAACACAAGGAGTGTTTCATCCCCAACATCGTGAAGTATTGGGAGCTGGCAGCCGTTTCCAAATACGCCCGCGAGGCAGCCGAATTCGTGAATCTCTACTCGCGCTGGCGCGGCATCAACCGCTGGCCCGCGCTGACCATGGTCTTTGACCTGCTGGAGCAGCGTCCGGAGGTGCTTGCCCGCAGTGCAACGATTCCGAAAGCGAGCAAGGTTCGGGCATTCATCGATCAGGATATCTATCCCCACAGCAACGACGGTCTGGCCGCCTACATGGCGGAATACCCTGATCCGGAATTGGATCGCGCCTGGGCATGGACCACCGGGGTCAACGCCACGGTTGGTGAAATCGTCCACGGGGTGCCGCCATTTCCCTTCGTCCGGGAGAGCCTGGAAATGATGTCTGGCAGGGCAGACATGGTAGTGGTCTCGGCTACGCCGGTCGATGCCCTGTCACGCGAATGGCACGAACACGAGATCGCTCCCTACGTGCGCGTGATCGCCGGTCAGGAGATGGGGAAGAAGGCCCAACATCTGGCGCTGGCAACCGGTGGTGGCAAATACCAGCCGGGCCATGTATTGATGATCGGTGACGCTCCCGGTGATATGAAGGCTGCGAAGGCCAACGATGCCCTTTTCTACCCCATCAATCCCGGACACGAAGACGCCTCATGGCA encodes the following:
- a CDS encoding SDR family oxidoreductase → MDLQELKKTYDFSGKTVIITGGGGVLGGEMACALVGCNANVAILDRDLGLAKQVFHRIEMMGDVKGKAAVVYADVLEMGTLVRAVETIRQEFGNVHALINAAGGNRPEATTSADLQFFDLPISAMQFVFELNILGTILPSQAFGRVMAEQNEGVVLNMSSMSAFQPLTRVPAYSAAKAGINSFTQWLAVHMAQEYSPQIRVNAIAPGFFLTHQNRFLLTDEETGELTDRGRTIIEHTPMGRFGDPVDLLGTVLWLLSDASAFVTGVVVPIDGGYSAFSGV
- a CDS encoding HAD hydrolase-like protein; the encoded protein is MTDYPEAARPLAELQPKHKFFVGIDSDGCAFDTMEVKHKECFIPNIVKYWELAAVSKYAREAAEFVNLYSRWRGINRWPALTMVFDLLEQRPEVLARSATIPKASKVRAFIDQDIYPHSNDGLAAYMAEYPDPELDRAWAWTTGVNATVGEIVHGVPPFPFVRESLEMMSGRADMVVVSATPVDALSREWHEHEIAPYVRVIAGQEMGKKAQHLALATGGGKYQPGHVLMIGDAPGDMKAAKANDALFYPINPGHEDASWQRFYEQAFDKFVAGEYAGAYEQMLIDEFLAYLPEIPPWKG